The genomic interval GCCTGTCCCAGGGGCTTACGCGCCGCGTAAAGGTCATATAGGATGAAAAGGGATACATGTCAGCCTGTTCTGATTCTAAAGCGAGGTGACCCGTATGTCAACCGCGTACGCGCCTTCGCCCGACGCGGCGAAGCCGAAGGCCCCGCTCCGGGCGCTCATCTCCATCGCCCTCGCCTGGGCCTTTGACGCCATGGACTTTTCCCTTCTCACGTTCGTCATCCTCGACATCATGAAGGACTACCACGTCGCACTCACGCTCGCGGCCTCCGTCTCGTCAGCGACCACGTTCGCCCGGCTCGGCGGCGGATTTCTCGGGGGTCTCCTGAGCGACGCGAAGGGGCGCAAGTTCAGCCTGGTCTTCTCTATCTTCTGGTTCAGCGTGTTCGAATGCCTGACGGGCTTCTCGCTCGGCTTCACGCTGCTCATGATCGTGCGGATCCTTTACGGCCTCGGCATGGGCTCCATGTACGCGAGCGGCACGCCGATGCTCATGGAGATGATCCCGCCCCGCTGGCGCGGCTTTGCGTCCGGTCTTTTGCAGTCCGGTTTTTCGTTCGGCTACATTTTCGCCGCCATCATCTACCGGCTCTGGTACAGCCACCTCGGCTGGCACGCGCTCTTTTTCATCGCGTGCATCCCCGCCGTCATCGTCGGTATCTTCATCGCGATGGCCCTGCCAGAGTCGGATCGCTGGCGCGAAGCGCGCACGAACGAACAGCGGGGCATCCCGGTGGGCGAGCTGTTTGTCCGCGGCCGCGCGTGGAACACCGTGCACGCGGCCATTGTGGCCATCATCGCGTTCAGCGTGACGTATCCCATCAACACGTTTTACGCGACGTTGCTCAAGCAGACCGGCCATTTTTCCCCCGCCGTCGTGGCGAATACCATCATCATCCTGAATGTCGCAGGCATTCTGGGCAACATCCTCGGGGGCTTGGTGTCGGATTGGATTGGGCGCAAGTGGACGCTGATCCTGTCCGCCATCGGCACGGCGATCACGTCCGTCGTCTTTCTGCACATCCAGAGCGCGGGTTACCGGGACGTCTTCACGTTCCTCATCGGCTTTTTCTCTATCGGCGGGGTGTGGTCGGTCATCCCGACGTACCTTGCGGAGCACTTCCCGACCGCCGTGCGATCCACGGGGCAAGGCACCACGTACCACATCGGCGCAGCGCTTGGCGGCGCGGTGGTGCCGCTCATTGTGTCGTCCATCGCGCCTTCCGTGGGCGGCCTCGCTCATGCCATGACGTACTCGGTCGCCATAGCGTCCATCCTCGTGATTGGGGTGGCGCTCCTATGGAGGGAGTCCAAAGGAGAGGCGCTGGAGTAAACGCGAGGGCCGCGGTGGCGGCCCTCACCGTTTCCATGCCCGCAAAAGGCGTTCCAGCCAGTGCCACACGTCCTGATACACCTCGGCGCGATTCGTCTCGTTGAGCACCTCATGCCGCGCCCCTGGGTACAGCTTGACGGTCACGTCGCGAACCCCCGCCGCCGCGAGCGCCTTCGCGAGCCGCTCGACGCCCTTGCCCATCTTCCCCACCGGATCGCGCGAGCCGGCGATGATGAGCACAGGCAGGTCGCTCGGAATGCGGCGCAGGTTCTCGGCACGCTGCAACTCTCGCACGCCGCCGAAATAATCGATAAAGAAGCCGCAGGTGTGCATCTGCCCGCAGCGCGGATCCGCGATGTATGCGTCCACCACCGCCTCATCCCGCGACAGCCAGTCAAGCGGCGTGCGGTTGGGCTGAAATGGCTTGTTGAAGTTGCCAAACGTCATCTTGTACAGCCGCTCGCTCGGCGATCTCGCCCCGAGCCGCGCCGCCTCTCGCCGCGCGAGATACAGCCCCGCCGCCAGTTCCACGCGGCCCACGAAACCAGCGCCCGACAAAACCGCGCCAGCAAGCCTCGCGCCGTGCTGCTCCATGTAGGCGAGCGAAAGCCAGGATCCCATGCTGTGACCCAACAGGACGATGGGCACGCCCGGGTGCTCCGCCTCGATGCGCGACGTGACCCGCGCCATGTCGTCGATCACGCGCTGAAACCCGTCGCGATCGCCAAAGTGGCCCAGCATCCCCATGGCCTCGCCCGTCTGCCCGTGGCCACGGTGATCGTGCCCGTAGACGGCGCAGCCGCGCAAGGCAAGAAATTGCGCGAAATCGCTGTATCGCTCGATGTGCTCGGCCATGCCATGCGCGATTTGCACGCAGACTCGCGGTTCGCCTCGATGTTCAGGCGCCCACGTGCGCCCGTAAATCCGCACGCCATCCGGCGCATCCAGCGTCCATGTCTCCGTCACGCCCTCATCCCCCCTTCGTTGCCATCTTTCTTCGACGCACATCCCGTTCCTCCTGCGATCCCGTCCACACGACGGCGGCGCCAGCCGGAAGCTGACGCCGCCCCCACTCGCGCCGCGTCACGGTTTCGGCACCATGCCGCTCCACGCGTGCGCCTGCAACACCACGAGGACGCCCAGGATGACCGTGAGCACGATGCTGTGCCAGAACGTGCGGCGGATGACAAGCCCCTCCTTGCCGCGCAACTCGCCGGTCGATACGCCTGTCGTGACGTTTTGCGGCGAGATCATCTTGCTCATCACGGCGCCCGAGGAGTTGGTCGCCGCCATCAGGATGGGATTCAGGTGCAAGCGATTGGCCGCCACCACCTGCAGATTGCCGAAGAGCGCGTTGGACGACGTGTCTGAACCGGACAAAAAGCACGCGATCCAGCCGAGGAACCCGGAGAAGAACGGGAACCAGCTCCCGAGCGCCGCCACGGCCACGCCGAGTGTGTACGCCATACCCGAGTAGTTGTACAGATAGGCGAGCCCGAGGATGAACATGACTGTCAGGATAGGGAACGTGAGTTGCTTCCACGTGTCGGCCGCGGCGAGCCAGAACGTCTTCCAGCCTGCGCGCAAGAAGATGGCCGTGAGAATCACCGCGACGAGGATGGCCGTGCCCGTGGCAAGTGGCTGGAACGTCCACACCGCCTCGTACGGCTTGTTGTAGAGCGTGAGGAATACCTGCTTGTCGAGCCCCGGCCAATGCACCTTTCGCTGGCCAATCTCCGCGATTTTCAAAAACGTCCAGACGATCACGACGCCCGTCACCGTGAGCCACGGCACCCAGCCGCGCCACAGTCCTGCAGCCGGCGCTTCGGACGCAGCGGCCATCTCGCGGTACGCCCCCGTGTGGGCGAACGAACGAAATTGGTCCGTGTCCTTCGGGCGCCACATCCGCGTGAACAGCACGATGCAAACCAGCGAGACGAGCGCGGCCAGGACATCCGGCAGCGCCGGGCCGATGAAGTTCGCCACGGCGAATTGCGTCAGGGCGTACGACAGTCCGCCGACGAGCGCGACGGGCCAAGCGCCCCGGAGCGCCTTCCACCCGCCCATCACCACAATCACGTAAAACGGTAGGATGAACGCGAAGATGGGCAACTGACGCCCGACCATCGACGATAAAGCGCTTACATTGAGGTTCGTGACGGACCCGAGCGTCACGATGGGTACGCCCAGCGCGCCAAACGCGACGGGCGCGGTGTCGAAGATGAGCGCGTACGTGACCGCCTCGAGCACCGGAAAGCCCAGCCCAACCAAGAGCGCCGACGCGATGGCGACCGGCGTGCCGAAGCCCGAGATGCCTTCCATCAGCGCGCCGAAGCTGAACGCGATGATGAGCATCTGGATGCGGCGGTCCTCCGTCGCGTAGCGGTACATCCAATCGCGGAACTGCGCGAACGCGCCCGTCCGCTGGCTCAAGTTATAGAGCCACATGGCGTTCCACACAATCCACATGATGGGCCAAAGTGCGAACACCATGCCCTCGGCGACCGAGTCGAGCGCCAGATGAAAGGGCATCTGCCATCCAGCGACGGCTTCAATCAGACCAGCCACGAGCCCCGACAGGGCCGCTATCCAGGCGGGTGCGCGCACGAGGCCGAGCAACACGAGCACGATGACAATGGGAATGATGCCAACCAAAAACGAGAGGCCCGTCGAATGCCCGATGGGCGTCAACAGTTGATGAAACACAGGCTTCCCTCCATCCACGGCCTTCAGGGTTCAAGCGATTCGTCCTAGGTCTAACGCTGCTTCACTGGTGGTGGGCGTCCCTCCCTTGTCCCAGGGGTGCCAACTCCCCGCCTTTGAGGTCATTGTAGTCCGGGGCTTGCGCGCCTGAGAACGGGGTATGCGCGTCCTTTCAAAAGATTCTGCATCCCGGAATCCGCCCACCAACGGCTGGATGAGCCATCGATGGATGCGCCGCGCAGAGCGCCTCACCCCTGCGCTGTTCTGTAATTCAGAACAGTGTTTCTTCTTGCACAACGACGTGCTATCATGAAAGCGTACCCAGGGTTGCGAGGGAGGAGAGATTCGGATGGCGGGATCGTACGCTTGCCCACAGGGCGTGCAAATCACGGGCGAATACAGGCCTGAGTTCGCCGAAATCCTCACGACGGACGCGCTTCAATTCATCGCGGAGCTTGAGCGCCGCTTCGGTCCGAGGCGGGACGAACTGCTTCGCCTGCGCAAGGAGCGGGACGAGCGGTTGCTCGCGGGCGAATGGCCGGACTTCTTGCCGGAGACCAAGGAGATTCGCGAGAGCGAGTGGACGGTCGGGCCCATCCCCGCGGATCTGCAGGATCGGCGCGTGGAAATCACGGGCCCGAGTTCGGACCGGAAGATGGTCATCAACGCCTTGAACTCGGGCGCCAAGTGCTTCATGGCGGACTTTGAGGACGCCTGCGCACCGTCCTGGGAGAACGTCGTGCAGGGTCAGATCAACATGCGGGACGCAGTTCGCCGCACCATCGAATACACGAGCCCCGAGGGGAAGCACTACAAGCTGAATGACGAAGTTGCGGTGCTCATCGTGCGCCCGCGCGGCTGGCACCTGCCCGAGAAGCACATCCGGGTGGACGGCCGGGTGGCCACGGGCGCGCTCGTCGACTTCGGGCTTTACTTCTACCACAATGCCAAGGAGCTTTTGGCGCGCGGCACCGGGCCCTACTTCTACCTGCCGAAGATGGAGAGCCACCTCGAGGCGAGGCTGTGGAACGACGTGTTCAACTACGCCCAGGACGCGCTCGGCATCCCGCGCGGCACCATCAAGGCCACTGTGCTCATCGAGACCATCCTCGCGACGTTCGAGATGGACGAGATCCTGTATGAGCTGCGCGATCACGCCGCGGGGCTCAACTGCGGCCGCTGGGACTACATCTTCAGCTACATCAAGAAGTTCCGCAATCACCCGGAGGTCATCCTGCCTGACCGGGCGCAGGTGACGATGACGGTGCCGTTCATGCGCGCGTACACCCTGCTCACCATCCGCACGTGCCATCGGCGCAAGGCGTTCGCGATGGGCGGCATGGCGGCGCAGATCCCCATCAAGAACGACCCGAAGGCGAACGAGGAGGCGCTCGCCAAGGTGCGCGCGGACAAGGAGCGCGAGGCGCAGGACGGCCACGACGGCACCTGGGTGGCGCACCCGGGTCTCGTGCCCGTGGCGATGGAGGTGTTCAATCGCCTCATGCCCACGCCCAACCAGTTGCACCGCCTGCGCGAGGACGTCCAGGTCACCGCGGCCGATCTCGTCGCGGTCCCGCAGGGCACCATCACCGAAGGCGGCCTGCGCACCAACGTCGCCGTGGCGCTTCGCTACATCGAGGCTTGGCTGCGCGGTTCCGGCGCGGTGCCCATCTTCAACCTGATGGAAGACGCGGCGACGGCGGAGATCTCCCGCGCGCAGATCTGGCAGTGGATCCATCACCCGAAAGGCGTCCTCGACGACGGCCGCAAGGTGACGGTGGAGCTGTTCCGGCAGATTCTCGAAGAGGAGTTGCGCAAGTTGAAGGACGAGATCGGCGAGGAGGCGTACGCACAGAGCAAGTTCCCGCTCGCGGCCGAACTTCTCGACGACATCTCGACGAAGGACGACTTCGTCGACTTCCTGACGCTGCCGGGTTACGAGCACCTGGCGTGACGCAGATCTCGCCTTCGGGCGCGCGGCGCCTGAACCATCCCCACGTGAAAACCCCGCCGAGCTGGCGGGGTTCTTTTTCTTGACTCGGACGATCCGCGACTACGGGGCGACGCGCTCCCGTCGATATCCGAGGCGCTCCGAGATGCGCTCCCCCGCCCGCTTCACAAGCGGCACCAGCTCCACCATCCGCTCGCGCGTCATGCGCAGGGCCGGCCCCGACACGCTCACCGCCGCCATCACGCGCCCGTCGTGCGCAAAGATGGGCGCGGCCACGCAGCACACCCCTTCCTGATGCTCCTCCATGTCAAACGCGAATCCGGTCGATCTCGTCTCCTCGAGCGACGCCCAAAACGCGTCCGCGTCCGTGATGGTGTGTGGCGTGAGCCGCGGCAACCCGTATCGCCTGACGATGTCCTGCACCTCGCGCTTCGGCAAAAACGCGAGGATGGCCTTGCCGAGCCCCGTCGCATGGACCGGCACGCGCGTGCCGACGCGCGAGTGCATGCGAATGGTGTTGGGGCTTTCCACCTTCTCGATGTAGACCACGGAGCCCCTGTCCAGAAGTGCCAGGTGCACCACCTCGCCCGAGGCGAGCGCGAGCTCCTGCAGCGCGGGCATCGCCTCCCGGCGCAGATCGATGGAAGAGAGGAGCTTCATGCCGAGATCGAGCACCGTGTAGCCCAGCTTGTACCGCCCGCTCACCGGATCCTGCTCGATGTAGCCGCGCCGCATCATGGTGCCGAGCAGGCGGTGCACCGTGCTCTTGTACATGCCCACGGACTGCGCCAATTCCGTGATGGCAATGCCGTCGGGGTGCTCGCTCACCACCTCGAGCAACAGCAGCGCCTTGTCGACCGACTTGACCGTGTAGTCCTCCAAACGGTTCACCTCATCCTTGCGCGCTCGTCGATGCTTCTCTGCCGGGCTCCTGCACAAAGGCGCCCCGCGCCTGCACGGCCGCCTGATCCGGGAACGAGTTGAGAATCTGCCAATTCTCCTCGATGATCTCGCGCGCCCGCTTCACCTCGACGCACCGGCCGGGCAGCGGAATGAGCTTCCCAGCGTTCACGATGCCCTTCGGATCGAAGCAGGACTTGACCGCGCGTTGCGCATGGATCTCGTCCTCGGAAAACATATAGGCCATTTCGCCGATCTTCTCAATGCCGACGCCGTGCTCGCCGGTGATGCTCCCGCCCGCGTCGACGCACGCCCGCAGCACCTCCGATCCGGCCCTGACCGCGCGCTCGGCCTCGCCCGGCACGCGGCTGTCGTACAGGATGAGCGGATGCAGGTTGCCGTCGCCCGCGTGAAACACGTTCGCGATCTTCAGCCCGTATCGCCGGCTCACCTCGTCGATCTTCTGCAGCACCTCGGTGAGGCGCGTGCGCGGAATCACGCCGTCCTGCACGATGTAGTCGGGCGAGATGCGCCCCATGGCGCCAAACGCCATTTTGCGGCTGGACCACCAGAGCGCGCGCTCGGCGTCCGACTGCGCCACCCGCACCTCGCGCACGCGGTGGCGGCGGCAAATTTCCACCACGCGCGCCATCACCTCGTCGACGCCCGCGGCGAGGCCGTCCACCTCGATGAGCAAAACCGCCTCGATGTCCGTCGGATAGCCAACATGATAGTTGCTCTTGTCGACGGCCTGCATCGCGAGCTGATCCATCATCTCGATGGCGGCCGGGATGATGCCCGCCCCGATGATGTCCGTCACCGTGTCGGACGCGTCGGCGACGCGATCGAAGTAGGCGAGCGCGGTGCGGAGCGCCTGCGGCTTTTTGAGGATGCGGACCGTGATCTCCGTCGCGATGCCGAGCGTCCCCTCCGAGCCGACCAGAAGCCCCAGCAGATCGTACCCCGGCGCGTCGCCGAACGGCGCGCCGACGTCGATCACGTCGCCATCCGGCAGCACCACCTTGGCCGCGACCACGTGGTTCGTGGTCACGCCGTACTTCAGGCAGTGGCTACCGCCCGCGTTCTCCGCGAAGTTCCCGCCGATGGTGCAGACCGACTGGCTGGACGGATCGGGCGCGTAGTAGCAGTCCGCGTGCGAGACCCGGCGCGTGAGCGTGAGGTTCACGAGCCCAGGCTGCACGACGGCGCGCAGGTTGTCGAAGTCGACGGCGAGGAGCTTGTTCATGCGCGCGAGGCTGATGACGACCTCGCCCCCCGTCGGCGTGGCGCCGCCCGACAGGCCCGTGCCCGCGCCGCGCGGAAGATACGGAATGTCGTTCTCGTAGAGATAGCGGCAGATGCGCGCCACCTCGTCCGTCGACTCCGGGAAGACCACCGCGCGCGGCAGCCCCTCTTCGGCCGTGTAGCCGTCGCAGGCGTACGCCTTCACCTGGTGCGGTCGCCACAGGCAGCGCCGCTCGCCGACGATCTCGACGAGCCTGTCGATGTGGACGTCCCTCATCGCGATCCCTCCCTCCGGTAGGCGAGATCGAGCACTTCGACCGTGTGCATGACGCGCAATGGCTGGTTCCTGCGCTTGACGCCGAGCCGGATCTGCATCATGCAACCGGGGTTCCCCATGACGATGGCGTCCACGCCCTCGGGCACGTCGTCCATCTTGCGCTCGAGAAGCTCGTTAGCCATCGCCGGGTGCGTGAGGTTGTAGATGCCCGCGCTGCCACAGCATCGGTCGGAATCCGGCATCTCGCAAAGCGTCAGGCCCGGCACCGACTTGAGCAGCGATCGCGGCTCGTACCGGATCTTCTGCGCGTGGAACAGGTGGCACGCGTCGTGGTACGTGACGGCCATGGGCAGCTCGGCCTTCGGCGGATCGAAGCCGACCTCGACGAGGAGCTGAGAGATGTCGCGCACGCGGGACGAGAACTGCACGGCGCGATCCCGCCAGGCCGGGTCGTCGCGGAAGAGCTCCGGGTATTCCTTCAGCGCGGCGCCGCAGCCGGCCGCGTTGATGGCGACGTAATCGGCGCCCGCGCGCTCAAACACCTCGATGTTTCGCTTCGCCATCTCGCGGGCCATGTCGCGATCGCCCGCGTGCACCTGGAGCGCGCCGCAGCAGATCTGATCCTTGGGCACGCGCACCTCGACGCCGTTTCGCACGAGGACGCGCGCGGTGGCCTCGTTCACGTCGGAGAAGAACACGTCCATCACGCAGCCCGTGAAAAGCGCCGCCGTGGCCTTGCGCTCCCCTTGCGGGGCTATCGTTTCCGGCAGGACGTCGATGGCGGGCCCCCGTCCGATTTCCGGGATGACGTCCTCCATCTCGCGCACCTGCGGCGGCAGCACGCGCAGGACGCCGGTCGATCGCGCCAGTTTCTGGAGCCCCGACTTCTGATAGAACCGCATGAGACGTCGGATGATCCGAAGGCGCGCCGGGCGCGGAAACACGCCGCGCAGGAAGAAGCGCATGACGGGGTCCCGCTTCCCTTCCGCGTCGCGCGCGTAAAACACCTGGCCGCGCGCCTCCTCGACGAGCGCCCCCACCTGCACGCCAGACGGGCACACGGTCTCGCAGGCCCGGCAGTCGAGGCAGGTGAAGACGGGATCGATCACGCTCTCGTCGAGCGGAAGCTCGCCTTCTGCGCACGCTTTGATCAGGTACACGC from Alicyclobacillus acidocaldarius subsp. acidocaldarius DSM 446 carries:
- a CDS encoding MFS transporter, coding for MSTAYAPSPDAAKPKAPLRALISIALAWAFDAMDFSLLTFVILDIMKDYHVALTLAASVSSATTFARLGGGFLGGLLSDAKGRKFSLVFSIFWFSVFECLTGFSLGFTLLMIVRILYGLGMGSMYASGTPMLMEMIPPRWRGFASGLLQSGFSFGYIFAAIIYRLWYSHLGWHALFFIACIPAVIVGIFIAMALPESDRWREARTNEQRGIPVGELFVRGRAWNTVHAAIVAIIAFSVTYPINTFYATLLKQTGHFSPAVVANTIIILNVAGILGNILGGLVSDWIGRKWTLILSAIGTAITSVVFLHIQSAGYRDVFTFLIGFFSIGGVWSVIPTYLAEHFPTAVRSTGQGTTYHIGAALGGAVVPLIVSSIAPSVGGLAHAMTYSVAIASILVIGVALLWRESKGEALE
- a CDS encoding alpha/beta hydrolase → MTETWTLDAPDGVRIYGRTWAPEHRGEPRVCVQIAHGMAEHIERYSDFAQFLALRGCAVYGHDHRGHGQTGEAMGMLGHFGDRDGFQRVIDDMARVTSRIEAEHPGVPIVLLGHSMGSWLSLAYMEQHGARLAGAVLSGAGFVGRVELAAGLYLARREAARLGARSPSERLYKMTFGNFNKPFQPNRTPLDWLSRDEAVVDAYIADPRCGQMHTCGFFIDYFGGVRELQRAENLRRIPSDLPVLIIAGSRDPVGKMGKGVERLAKALAAAGVRDVTVKLYPGARHEVLNETNRAEVYQDVWHWLERLLRAWKR
- a CDS encoding L-lactate permease; translated protein: MFHQLLTPIGHSTGLSFLVGIIPIVIVLVLLGLVRAPAWIAALSGLVAGLIEAVAGWQMPFHLALDSVAEGMVFALWPIMWIVWNAMWLYNLSQRTGAFAQFRDWMYRYATEDRRIQMLIIAFSFGALMEGISGFGTPVAIASALLVGLGFPVLEAVTYALIFDTAPVAFGALGVPIVTLGSVTNLNVSALSSMVGRQLPIFAFILPFYVIVVMGGWKALRGAWPVALVGGLSYALTQFAVANFIGPALPDVLAALVSLVCIVLFTRMWRPKDTDQFRSFAHTGAYREMAAASEAPAAGLWRGWVPWLTVTGVVIVWTFLKIAEIGQRKVHWPGLDKQVFLTLYNKPYEAVWTFQPLATGTAILVAVILTAIFLRAGWKTFWLAAADTWKQLTFPILTVMFILGLAYLYNYSGMAYTLGVAVAALGSWFPFFSGFLGWIACFLSGSDTSSNALFGNLQVVAANRLHLNPILMAATNSSGAVMSKMISPQNVTTGVSTGELRGKEGLVIRRTFWHSIVLTVILGVLVVLQAHAWSGMVPKP
- the aceB gene encoding malate synthase A, giving the protein MAGSYACPQGVQITGEYRPEFAEILTTDALQFIAELERRFGPRRDELLRLRKERDERLLAGEWPDFLPETKEIRESEWTVGPIPADLQDRRVEITGPSSDRKMVINALNSGAKCFMADFEDACAPSWENVVQGQINMRDAVRRTIEYTSPEGKHYKLNDEVAVLIVRPRGWHLPEKHIRVDGRVATGALVDFGLYFYHNAKELLARGTGPYFYLPKMESHLEARLWNDVFNYAQDALGIPRGTIKATVLIETILATFEMDEILYELRDHAAGLNCGRWDYIFSYIKKFRNHPEVILPDRAQVTMTVPFMRAYTLLTIRTCHRRKAFAMGGMAAQIPIKNDPKANEEALAKVRADKEREAQDGHDGTWVAHPGLVPVAMEVFNRLMPTPNQLHRLREDVQVTAADLVAVPQGTITEGGLRTNVAVALRYIEAWLRGSGAVPIFNLMEDAATAEISRAQIWQWIHHPKGVLDDGRKVTVELFRQILEEELRKLKDEIGEEAYAQSKFPLAAELLDDISTKDDFVDFLTLPGYEHLA
- a CDS encoding IclR family transcriptional regulator; this encodes MNRLEDYTVKSVDKALLLLEVVSEHPDGIAITELAQSVGMYKSTVHRLLGTMMRRGYIEQDPVSGRYKLGYTVLDLGMKLLSSIDLRREAMPALQELALASGEVVHLALLDRGSVVYIEKVESPNTIRMHSRVGTRVPVHATGLGKAILAFLPKREVQDIVRRYGLPRLTPHTITDADAFWASLEETRSTGFAFDMEEHQEGVCCVAAPIFAHDGRVMAAVSVSGPALRMTRERMVELVPLVKRAGERISERLGYRRERVAP
- a CDS encoding FAD-linked oxidase C-terminal domain-containing protein, which translates into the protein MRDVHIDRLVEIVGERRCLWRPHQVKAYACDGYTAEEGLPRAVVFPESTDEVARICRYLYENDIPYLPRGAGTGLSGGATPTGGEVVISLARMNKLLAVDFDNLRAVVQPGLVNLTLTRRVSHADCYYAPDPSSQSVCTIGGNFAENAGGSHCLKYGVTTNHVVAAKVVLPDGDVIDVGAPFGDAPGYDLLGLLVGSEGTLGIATEITVRILKKPQALRTALAYFDRVADASDTVTDIIGAGIIPAAIEMMDQLAMQAVDKSNYHVGYPTDIEAVLLIEVDGLAAGVDEVMARVVEICRRHRVREVRVAQSDAERALWWSSRKMAFGAMGRISPDYIVQDGVIPRTRLTEVLQKIDEVSRRYGLKIANVFHAGDGNLHPLILYDSRVPGEAERAVRAGSEVLRACVDAGGSITGEHGVGIEKIGEMAYMFSEDEIHAQRAVKSCFDPKGIVNAGKLIPLPGRCVEVKRAREIIEENWQILNSFPDQAAVQARGAFVQEPGREASTSAQG
- a CDS encoding (Fe-S)-binding protein — encoded protein: MVNEPTAVAAKGSDFRFPDAPEEEKYSVCVHCGFCLEVCPTYQAWGDENHSPRGRVYLIKACAEGELPLDESVIDPVFTCLDCRACETVCPSGVQVGALVEEARGQVFYARDAEGKRDPVMRFFLRGVFPRPARLRIIRRLMRFYQKSGLQKLARSTGVLRVLPPQVREMEDVIPEIGRGPAIDVLPETIAPQGERKATAALFTGCVMDVFFSDVNEATARVLVRNGVEVRVPKDQICCGALQVHAGDRDMAREMAKRNIEVFERAGADYVAINAAGCGAALKEYPELFRDDPAWRDRAVQFSSRVRDISQLLVEVGFDPPKAELPMAVTYHDACHLFHAQKIRYEPRSLLKSVPGLTLCEMPDSDRCCGSAGIYNLTHPAMANELLERKMDDVPEGVDAIVMGNPGCMMQIRLGVKRRNQPLRVMHTVEVLDLAYRREGSR